In Oncorhynchus nerka isolate Pitt River linkage group LG26, Oner_Uvic_2.0, whole genome shotgun sequence, one DNA window encodes the following:
- the LOC115104368 gene encoding mucin-3B-like isoform X2, with amino-acid sequence MIWMILNIELHWHRFLCVACIGYLHCDYRFDYWGKGTMVTVSSAPSTAPTLFPLAQCGSGTGDMMTLGCIATGFTPASLTFKWNEEGGNSLTDFVQYPAVQTGGSYMGVSQLRVKRADWDSKKFECAVEHSAGSKKVPVKKQLQRVIPPNITLYPLWEELEVGSKVGILCILSGFYPDKLSVEWLLDDKTVTTSPVQRKLQSVEGEEKTFSLNSQLELDRNQWTQGSEVTCKATHNAAQGPPTGTPVSRTTSICSAFPSSTPSLHLETPRFRTVMTQTEVTATCVVHSPYDAKVSWLLDGKDPTSRTPVNQASSTTQSISSSLTLPSSQWKTLNTITCRAEHRCFNSTEKTSNVKGPAVSSTTTVLIRRSLPELLKGDSAVLECAITQLSSSDLYITFQANGVDFPEKQYVDLPASNGPHSLTRRFSIPKSHWKTDNTFTCKVNQGYSNSWVSSSKVKLFGELSMELLLVPSEESSGSGTQKLMCSGWGFNPKIKWLSGSEQRSAADNEIRMGEDGHVALTSHITVTQQEWNEGKNFICEVDDKDLQKSVRKSTSLCTAFPSSTPSIHLETPRFRTVMTQTEVTAKCVVHSAYDAKVSWLLDGKDPTSRTPVNQASSTTQNISSSLTLPSSQWKTLNTITCRAEHHCFNSTEKTSNVKGPAVSSTTTVLISRSLPELLKGDSAVLECAITQLSSSDLYVTFQANGVDFPEKQYVDLPASNGPHSLTRRFSIPKSHWKTDNNFTCKVNQGFSKSWVSSPKVKLFGELSVDLLLVPSVELSGSGTQKLMCSGWGFNPKIKWLSGSEQRSAADNEIRMGEDGHVALTSHITVTQQEWNEGKNFICEVDDKDLQKTVRKSTSLCTAFPSSTPSIHLETPRFRTVMTQTEVTATCVVHSAYDANVSWLLDGKDPTSRTPVNQASSTTQSISSSLTLPSSQWKTLNTITCRAEHRCFNSTEKTSNVKGSVTPTAPTATLLQSPSELVCLVLGFSPSDINITWLLDNVTELWNNNTSTPYRAPGGMFGIRSHLSLAHQDLTPGAVYTCRVTHTTQTLALNISKPELLEVEGVFFDENRSDPILADTAEENWNMACIFLVLFLISLLYSFTVTLVKTK; translated from the exons ATGATATGGATGATATTAAATATCGAACTACATTGGCACAGGTTTTTGTGCGTAGCCTGTATTGGTTATTTGCACTGTGACTACCGTTTTGACTACTGGGGGAAAGGGACAATGGTTACAGTTTCATCAG CCCCATCAACTGCTCCGACTTTGTTCCCTCTTGCGCAATGTGGCTCCGGGACCGGAGATATGATGACTCTGGGTTGCATTGCCACTGGCTTCACGCCTGCCTCCCTCACCTTCAAATGGAATGAAGAAGGCGGGAATTCCCTGACTGATTTCGTTCAGTACCCTGCGGTCCAAACCGGTGGAAGCTACATGGGAGTCAGTCAACTCCGTGTAAAGAGAGCAGACTGGGACAGTAAAAAATTTGAATGCGCCGTGGAACATTCTGCTGGATCAAAGAAAGTACCAGTGAAAAAACAAC TGCAGCGGGTCATTCCTCCAAATATCACACTGTATCCTCTCTGGGAGGAACTGGAGGTAGGATCGAAGGTGGGAATCCTCTGCATCCTGAGTGGGTTCTACCCTGACAAGCTGAGTGTGGAGTGGCTGCTAGATGACAAGACTGTGACCACATCTCCAGTCCAGCGGAAGCTGCAGAGTGTAGAAGGTGAGGAGAAAACATTCAGCCTGAACAGCCAGTTGGAGCTGGACCGGAACCAATGGACTCAAGGGTCAGAGGTCACATGCAAGGCCACCCACAATGCAGCACAAGGACCACCTACAGGAACGCCAGTCTCCAGGACCACCAGTATTTGCTCAG CGTTTCCCTCGTctactccatccctccacctggAGACCCCCAGATTCAGGACAGTGATGACACAGACTGAGGTAACAGCTACATGTGTGGTCCACTCTCCATATGACGCCAAAGTGTCCTGGCTTCTGGATGGAAAAGACCCAACCAGCAGGACCCCAGTGAACCAGGCCAGCAGCACAACTCAGAGCATCAGCAGTAGCCTGACTCTTCCCTCAAGCCAATGGAAAACCCTGAACACAATAACATGCAGAGCTGAACATCGCTGCTTCAACTCCACAGAGAAGACCAGTAATGTTAAAG GACCTGCAGTGAGCAGCACTACCACAGTTCTGATCAGGAGGTCTCTCCCAGAGTTACTGAAGGGAGACAGTGCTGTGCTGGAGTGTGCCATCACACAACTCTCCTCCAGTGACCTCTACATCACCTTTCAGGCCAATGGGGTTGATTTCCCTGAGAAACAGTATGTGGATCTGCCTGCCTCCAATGGCCCCCATTCACTCACCAGACGGTTCTCTATCCCCAAATCACACTGGAAGACAGACAACACTTTCACCTGTAAAGTGAACCAAGGCTACTCCAACAGCTGGGTGTCTAGCTCCAAAGTCAAGCTTTTTG GTGAACTGTCCATGGAACTCCTTCTAGTCCCCAGTGAGGAGTCGTCTGGCTCAGGGACCCAGAAACTCATGTGTTCTGGGTGGGGCTTCAACCCTAAAATCAAGTGGCTCTCTGGGTCTGAACAGAGGTCTGCAGCAGACAATGAGATAAGGATGGGGGAAGACGGACATGTGGCACTAACCAGTCATATCACAGTAACACAGCAGGAGTGGAATGAGGGGAAGAACTTCATCTGTGAGGTAGATGACAAAGATCTTCAGAAATCTGTCAGGAAGAGCACCAGTTTATGCACAG CGTTTCCCTCGTctactccatccatccacctgGAGACCCCCAGATTCAGGACAGTGATGACACAGACTGAGGTAACAGCTAAATGTGTGGTCCACTCTGCGTATGACGCCAAAGTGTCCTGGCTTCTGGATGGAAAAGACCCAACCAGTAGGACCCCAGTGAACCAGGCCAGCAGCACAACTCAGAACATCAGCAGTAGCCTGACTCTTCCCTCAAGCCAATGGAAAACCCTGAACACAATAACATGCAGAGCTGAACATCACTGCTTCAACTCCACAGAGAAGACCAGTAATGTTAAAG GACCTGCAGTGAGCAGCACTACCACAGTGCTGATCAGTAGGTCTCTCCCAGAGTTACTGAAGGGAGACAGTGCTGTGCTGGAGTGTGCCATCACACAACTCTCCTCCAGTGACCTCTACGTCACCTTTCAGGCCAATGGGGTTGATTTCCCTGAGAAACAGTATGTGGATCTGCCTGCCTCCAATGGCCCCCATTCACTCACCAGACGGTTCTCTATCCCCAAATCACACTGGAAGACAGACAACAATTTCACCTGTAAAGTTAACCAAGGTTTCTCCAAAAGCTGGGTGTCTAGCCCCAAAGTCAAGCTTTTTG GTGAACTGTCTGTGGATCTCCTTCTAGTCCCCAGTGTAGAGTTGTCTGGCTCAGGGACCCAGAAACTCATGTGTTCTGGGTGGGGCTTCAACCCTAAGATCAAGTGGCTCTCTGGGTCTGAACAGAGGTCTGCAGCAGACAATGAGATAAGGATGGGGGAAGACGGACATGTGGCACTAACCAGTCATATCACAGTAACACAGCAGGAGTGGAATGAGGGGAAGAACTTCATCTGTGAGGTAGATGACAAAGATCTTCAGAAAACTGTCAGGAAGAGCACCAGTTTATGCACAG CGTTTCCCTCGTctactccatccatccacctgGAGACCCCCAGATTCAGGACAGTGATGACACAGACTGAGGTAACAGCTACATGTGTGGTCCACTCTGCGTATGACGCCAACGTGTCCTGGCTTCTGGATGGAAAAGACCCAACCAGTAGGACCCCAGTGAACCAGGCCAGCAGCACAACTCAGAGCATCAGCAGTAGCCTGACTCTTCCCTCAAGCCAATGGAAAACCCTGAACACAATAACATGCAGAGCTGAACATCGCTGCTTCAACTCCACAGAGAAGACTAGTAATGTTAAAG gctcagTGACCCCCACCGCACCAACAGCAACCCTGCTCCAGAGTCCCAGTGAGCTTGTCTGCCTGGTGCTTGGCTTCAGCCCTTCAGACATCAACATCACCTGGCTGCTGGACAACGTCACAGAGCTGTGGAACAACAACACTAGCACCCCTTACAGGGCACCAGGAGGAATGTTCGGCATCAGGAGCCACctgagcctggcacaccaggatTTGACACCGGGGGCTGTTTACACCTGCAGGGTGACCCACACCACCCAGACTCTGGCCCTGAACATATCCAAAccag AGCTCCTTGAGGTGGAGGGTGTCTTCTTTGACGAGAACAGGTCTGATCCAATTCTGGCGGACACTGCAGAGGAGAACTGGAACATGGCCTGCATCTTCctggtcctcttcctcatctccctcctctataGCTTCACAGTCACTCTGGTCAAG aCAAAATGA
- the LOC115104368 gene encoding mucin-3B-like isoform X5 — protein MFPASLLLLLAAASSVQGQTLTESGPVIKMPGESHTLICTGSGFTFKDYWMGWIRQAPVKGLEWIGYIHGVTTFNSQSMQGRFTLSRDDSSSKLYLQMNSLKSEDTAVYYCARLHCDNAFDYWGKGTMVTVSSAPSTAPTLFPLAQCGSGTGDMMTLGCIATGFTPASLTFKWNEEGGNSLTDFVQYPAVQTGGSYMGVSQLRVKRADWDSKKFECAVEHSAGSKKVPVKKQLQRVIPPNITLYPLWEELEVGSKVGILCILSGFYPDKLSVEWLLDDKTVTTSPVQRKLQSVEGEEKTFSLNSQLELDRNQWTQGSEVTCKATHNAAQGPPTGTPVSRTTSICSAFPSSTPSLHLETPRFRTVMTQTEVTATCVVHSPYDAKVSWLLDGKDPTSRTPVNQASSTTQSISSSLTLPSSQWKTLNTITCRAEHRCFNSTEKTSNVKGPAVSSTTTVLIRRSLPELLKGDSAVLECAITQLSSSDLYITFQANGVDFPEKQYVDLPASNGPHSLTRRFSIPKSHWKTDNTFTCKVNQGYSNSWVSSSKVKLFGELSMELLLVPSEESSGSGTQKLMCSGWGFNPKIKWLSGSEQRSAADNEIRMGEDGHVALTSHITVTQQEWNEGKNFICEVDDKDLQKSVRKSTSLCTAFPSSTPSIHLETPRFRTVMTQTEVTAKCVVHSAYDAKVSWLLDGKDPTSRTPVNQASSTTQNISSSLTLPSSQWKTLNTITCRAEHHCFNSTEKTSNVKGPAVSSTTTVLISRSLPELLKGDSAVLECAITQLSSSDLYVTFQANGVDFPEKQYVDLPASNGPHSLTRRFSIPKSHWKTDNNFTCKVNQGFSKSWVSSPKVKLFGELSVDLLLVPSVELSGSGTQKLMCSGWGFNPKIKWLSGSEQRSAADNEIRMGEDGHVALTSHITVTQQEWNEGKNFICEVDDKDLQKTVRKSTSLCTAFPSSTPSIHLETPRFRTVMTQTEVTATCVVHSAYDANVSWLLDGKDPTSRTPVNQASSTTQSISSSLTLPSSQWKTLNTITCRAEHRCFNSTEKTSNVKGSVTPTAPTATLLQSPSELVCLVLGFSPSDINITWLLDNVTELWNNNTSTPYRAPGGMFGIRSHLSLAHQDLTPGAVYTCRVTHTTQTLALNISKPELLEVEGVFFDENRSDPILADTAEENWNMACIFLVLFLISLLYSFTVTLVKTK, from the exons ATTGCACTGTGACAATGCTTTTGACTACTGGGGGAAAGGCACAATGGTTACCGTTTCATCAG CCCCATCAACTGCTCCGACTTTGTTCCCTCTTGCGCAATGTGGCTCCGGGACCGGAGATATGATGACTCTGGGTTGCATTGCCACTGGCTTCACGCCTGCCTCCCTCACCTTCAAATGGAATGAAGAAGGCGGGAATTCCCTGACTGATTTCGTTCAGTACCCTGCGGTCCAAACCGGTGGAAGCTACATGGGAGTCAGTCAACTCCGTGTAAAGAGAGCAGACTGGGACAGTAAAAAATTTGAATGCGCCGTGGAACATTCTGCTGGATCAAAGAAAGTACCAGTGAAAAAACAAC TGCAGCGGGTCATTCCTCCAAATATCACACTGTATCCTCTCTGGGAGGAACTGGAGGTAGGATCGAAGGTGGGAATCCTCTGCATCCTGAGTGGGTTCTACCCTGACAAGCTGAGTGTGGAGTGGCTGCTAGATGACAAGACTGTGACCACATCTCCAGTCCAGCGGAAGCTGCAGAGTGTAGAAGGTGAGGAGAAAACATTCAGCCTGAACAGCCAGTTGGAGCTGGACCGGAACCAATGGACTCAAGGGTCAGAGGTCACATGCAAGGCCACCCACAATGCAGCACAAGGACCACCTACAGGAACGCCAGTCTCCAGGACCACCAGTATTTGCTCAG CGTTTCCCTCGTctactccatccctccacctggAGACCCCCAGATTCAGGACAGTGATGACACAGACTGAGGTAACAGCTACATGTGTGGTCCACTCTCCATATGACGCCAAAGTGTCCTGGCTTCTGGATGGAAAAGACCCAACCAGCAGGACCCCAGTGAACCAGGCCAGCAGCACAACTCAGAGCATCAGCAGTAGCCTGACTCTTCCCTCAAGCCAATGGAAAACCCTGAACACAATAACATGCAGAGCTGAACATCGCTGCTTCAACTCCACAGAGAAGACCAGTAATGTTAAAG GACCTGCAGTGAGCAGCACTACCACAGTTCTGATCAGGAGGTCTCTCCCAGAGTTACTGAAGGGAGACAGTGCTGTGCTGGAGTGTGCCATCACACAACTCTCCTCCAGTGACCTCTACATCACCTTTCAGGCCAATGGGGTTGATTTCCCTGAGAAACAGTATGTGGATCTGCCTGCCTCCAATGGCCCCCATTCACTCACCAGACGGTTCTCTATCCCCAAATCACACTGGAAGACAGACAACACTTTCACCTGTAAAGTGAACCAAGGCTACTCCAACAGCTGGGTGTCTAGCTCCAAAGTCAAGCTTTTTG GTGAACTGTCCATGGAACTCCTTCTAGTCCCCAGTGAGGAGTCGTCTGGCTCAGGGACCCAGAAACTCATGTGTTCTGGGTGGGGCTTCAACCCTAAAATCAAGTGGCTCTCTGGGTCTGAACAGAGGTCTGCAGCAGACAATGAGATAAGGATGGGGGAAGACGGACATGTGGCACTAACCAGTCATATCACAGTAACACAGCAGGAGTGGAATGAGGGGAAGAACTTCATCTGTGAGGTAGATGACAAAGATCTTCAGAAATCTGTCAGGAAGAGCACCAGTTTATGCACAG CGTTTCCCTCGTctactccatccatccacctgGAGACCCCCAGATTCAGGACAGTGATGACACAGACTGAGGTAACAGCTAAATGTGTGGTCCACTCTGCGTATGACGCCAAAGTGTCCTGGCTTCTGGATGGAAAAGACCCAACCAGTAGGACCCCAGTGAACCAGGCCAGCAGCACAACTCAGAACATCAGCAGTAGCCTGACTCTTCCCTCAAGCCAATGGAAAACCCTGAACACAATAACATGCAGAGCTGAACATCACTGCTTCAACTCCACAGAGAAGACCAGTAATGTTAAAG GACCTGCAGTGAGCAGCACTACCACAGTGCTGATCAGTAGGTCTCTCCCAGAGTTACTGAAGGGAGACAGTGCTGTGCTGGAGTGTGCCATCACACAACTCTCCTCCAGTGACCTCTACGTCACCTTTCAGGCCAATGGGGTTGATTTCCCTGAGAAACAGTATGTGGATCTGCCTGCCTCCAATGGCCCCCATTCACTCACCAGACGGTTCTCTATCCCCAAATCACACTGGAAGACAGACAACAATTTCACCTGTAAAGTTAACCAAGGTTTCTCCAAAAGCTGGGTGTCTAGCCCCAAAGTCAAGCTTTTTG GTGAACTGTCTGTGGATCTCCTTCTAGTCCCCAGTGTAGAGTTGTCTGGCTCAGGGACCCAGAAACTCATGTGTTCTGGGTGGGGCTTCAACCCTAAGATCAAGTGGCTCTCTGGGTCTGAACAGAGGTCTGCAGCAGACAATGAGATAAGGATGGGGGAAGACGGACATGTGGCACTAACCAGTCATATCACAGTAACACAGCAGGAGTGGAATGAGGGGAAGAACTTCATCTGTGAGGTAGATGACAAAGATCTTCAGAAAACTGTCAGGAAGAGCACCAGTTTATGCACAG CGTTTCCCTCGTctactccatccatccacctgGAGACCCCCAGATTCAGGACAGTGATGACACAGACTGAGGTAACAGCTACATGTGTGGTCCACTCTGCGTATGACGCCAACGTGTCCTGGCTTCTGGATGGAAAAGACCCAACCAGTAGGACCCCAGTGAACCAGGCCAGCAGCACAACTCAGAGCATCAGCAGTAGCCTGACTCTTCCCTCAAGCCAATGGAAAACCCTGAACACAATAACATGCAGAGCTGAACATCGCTGCTTCAACTCCACAGAGAAGACTAGTAATGTTAAAG gctcagTGACCCCCACCGCACCAACAGCAACCCTGCTCCAGAGTCCCAGTGAGCTTGTCTGCCTGGTGCTTGGCTTCAGCCCTTCAGACATCAACATCACCTGGCTGCTGGACAACGTCACAGAGCTGTGGAACAACAACACTAGCACCCCTTACAGGGCACCAGGAGGAATGTTCGGCATCAGGAGCCACctgagcctggcacaccaggatTTGACACCGGGGGCTGTTTACACCTGCAGGGTGACCCACACCACCCAGACTCTGGCCCTGAACATATCCAAAccag AGCTCCTTGAGGTGGAGGGTGTCTTCTTTGACGAGAACAGGTCTGATCCAATTCTGGCGGACACTGCAGAGGAGAACTGGAACATGGCCTGCATCTTCctggtcctcttcctcatctccctcctctataGCTTCACAGTCACTCTGGTCAAG aCAAAATGA